The following are encoded together in the Apus apus isolate bApuApu2 chromosome 7, bApuApu2.pri.cur, whole genome shotgun sequence genome:
- the CPT2 gene encoding carnitine O-palmitoyltransferase 2, mitochondrial, with the protein MAARLLLRRRAAGPRWRRGYSSAGAAEFLHRSVVPTMHYQKSLPRLPIPKLEDTIRRYLNAQKPLLNDDQFRKTEELAHRFEKGIGRELHEQLVAQDNQNKHTSYITGPWFDMYLKARESVVLNFNPFMSFNPDPKPEYNDQLTRATNMTVSALRFMKTFRAGYLEPEVFHLNPEKSDTQMFKKIIRFVPSSLSWFGAYMVNAYPLDMSQYFRLFNSTRLPKLNRDELYTDEKAKHLLVLRNGNFYVFDVLDRDGNTLKPSEIQAHLKYILSDNSPAPAFPLGYLTSENRDTWALLRKNLLDSGNEEALQKVDSAVFCLSLDDFPTKDLVHLSRTMLHGDGANRWFDKSFSLIITKDGTAGINFEHSWGDGVAVLRFQNEVFKDSTKAPAISPQSQPASVDSSRAVQKLDFKLNDALKAGITQAKQKFYASVEALSLNMIQFHEGGKDLLKQKKVSPDAVAQLAFQMAFLRQYDQTVASYESCSTAAFKHGRTETIRPASVHTKKCSEAFVRELSKHSTEELQSLIVECSKYHGRLTKEAAMGQGFDRHLFGLRHLALSKGIALPDFFQDPAYAQLNHNIISTSTLVSPAVQLGGFGPVVADGFGVGYQVQDDWIGCNVSSYPARNGKEFLQCIHKSLEDIFNVLKGKKIGS; encoded by the exons ATGGCGGCGCGGCTGCTGctgcggcggcgggcggcggggccgcgctgGCGGCGGGGCTACAGCAGCGCGGGCGCTGCCGAGTTCCTGCACCGCAGCGTCGTGCCCACCATGCACTACCAGAAGAGCCTGCCCAG ACTGCCAATTCCCAAACTAGAAGATACAATAAGGAGATACTTAAATGCCCAGAAACCGCTTCTAAATGATGACCAATTCAG gaaaactgaagaactTGCTCATCGTTTTGAGAAGGGAATTGGCAGAGAGCTGCATGAGCAACTGGTTGCTCAAGACAATCAGAACAAGCATACTAGTTACATCACAG GTCCCTGGTTTGACATGTACCTAAAAGCACGTGAATCTGTCGTTTTGAATTTTAATCCATTTATGTCTTTTAATCCTGATCCAAAACCTGAATATAACGATCAGCTCACACGAGCTACCAACATGACTGTTTCTGCTCTACGTTTTATGAAGACCTTCAGGGCTGGCTATCTTGAACCAGAGGTTTTTCACCTCAATCCGGAAAAAAGTGACActcagatgtttaaaaaaattatccgTTTTGTGCCTTCTTCGCTTTCGTGGTTTGGTGCCTACATGGTCAATGCTTACCCCCTGGATATGTCTCAGTACTTCAGGCTTTTCAACTCCACACGGCTGCCTAAGCTCAACAGAGATGAGCTTTATACAGatgaaaaggcaaaacatttaCTGGTACTGAGAAATGggaatttttatgtatttgatgTCCTTGATAGAGATGGAAATACACTGAAGCCTTCAGAGATCCAAGCACACTTGAAATACATCCTTAGTGACAACAGTCCAGCTCCAGCTTTCCCTCTTGGCTACCTCACCAGTGAAAACAGAGATACATGGGCATTGTTGAGAAAGAATCTACTGGATAGTGGCAATGAAGAAGCTCTTCAGAAAGTAGACTCTGCGGTGTTTTGTTTGAGTTTAGATGATTTTCCCACTAAAGACCTGGTGCACTTGTCCCGCACGATGTTGCACGGAGATGGTGCTAACCGCTGGTTTGACAAATCCTTTAGTCTCATCATAACTAAGGATGGCACTGCAGGAATTAATTTTGAACATTCCTGGGGAGATGGTGTGGCTGTGCTCAGGTTCCAGAACGAGGTTTTTAAAGATAGCACCAAGGCACCAGCCATCAGCCCTCAGTCCCAGCCTGCTTCAGTAGACTCTTCTAGAGCAGTACAGAAACTTGACTTTAAGCTGAATGATGCCTTAAAAGCAGGAATTACCCAAGCCAAACAGAAATTTTATGCCAGTGTAGAAGCACTGTCTCTTAATATGATTCAGTTCCATGAAGGGGGCAAGGACCTTCTAAAGCAGAAGAAGGTAAGTCCAGATGCTGTGGCTCAGCTTGCCTTCCAGATGGCTTTCCTTCGGCAATACGATCAGACTGTTGCTTCCTACGAGtcttgcagcactgcagctttcAAGCACGGCCGTACAGAAACTATACGTCCTGCCTCTGTCCATACAAAGAAATGTTCAGAAGCTTTTGTCAGGGAACTGtccaaacacagcacagaagagCTTCAGAGTTTGATTGTGGAGTGCTCAAAATACCATGGCCGTTTGACGAAGGAAGCTGCTATGG GTCAGGGGTTTGACCGACATCTCTTCGGCTTGCGCCATTTAGCCTTATCCAAAGGTATTGCACTCCCTGATTTCTTTCAAGACCCAGCCTATGCTCAGCTTAATCACAACATCATTTCTACAAGCACATTAGTTAGCCCAGCTGTGCAATTAGGAGGGTTTGGCCCAGTGGTGGCTGATGGCTTTGGAGTAGGGTATCAGGTACAGGATGACTGGATAGGTTGTAATGTTTCCTCTTACCCAGCTAGGAATGGTAAAGAATTCCTTCAGTGTATACACAAGTCACTAGAAGATatctttaatgttttaaagGGCAAGAAAATTGGTAGTTAG